In Paenibacillus sp. FSL M7-0420, a single genomic region encodes these proteins:
- a CDS encoding GGDEF domain-containing protein, with protein sequence MRALRLRDYMGPSETSAHRQAKWVKRFLYTYWLVIVLHFLAQLGSFICLPYPMGAHEFYYEVLLYPTLLMSAVVGLTQLVDVAAPKYSFVLLFVAGTIIAMMIIHLNMDIRIIGALMLLPIMASAIFFRLDLTLFTSALQGAAFFILYRWDYWFKYYLTDFDLIAIPLFLLVGTLVAGIIIINGRELASDLEATLTAKQDLMIENAVIRKLSSTDALTGLYNHISFHEFYEKALEYGSQGAPFHLALVDIDNFKQINDKYGHRTGDLVLARVAQIIKDHLSAADIAARYGGEEFAVLLFEKSFEEAYELIDWIRHRLSETLHEEMENRAVTVSIGLKSYAEGTTKETLFEEVDNLLYTAKHSGKNTTLTQRNAV encoded by the coding sequence GTGAGAGCGTTGAGATTGAGAGATTACATGGGCCCTTCGGAGACTTCGGCGCACCGGCAGGCGAAGTGGGTCAAGCGGTTTCTGTATACGTACTGGCTGGTGATTGTTCTGCATTTTCTGGCCCAGCTTGGGTCTTTCATCTGCTTGCCGTATCCCATGGGAGCCCATGAATTCTATTATGAGGTGCTGCTGTATCCGACGCTGCTGATGAGTGCGGTGGTCGGGTTGACGCAGCTGGTGGATGTTGCGGCACCGAAGTATTCCTTCGTGCTGCTGTTTGTGGCGGGGACGATTATCGCGATGATGATTATTCACCTGAATATGGACATCCGGATTATCGGGGCGTTGATGCTGCTGCCGATTATGGCGTCGGCGATCTTTTTTCGGCTGGATCTGACCTTGTTTACGTCTGCCCTCCAGGGGGCCGCATTCTTCATTCTGTATCGCTGGGATTACTGGTTCAAGTATTATCTGACGGATTTCGATCTGATTGCGATCCCGCTCTTCCTGCTGGTCGGCACACTGGTCGCGGGGATTATTATCATTAACGGGCGTGAGCTGGCGAGCGATCTGGAAGCTACCTTAACGGCCAAGCAGGATCTGATGATCGAGAACGCGGTGATCCGCAAGCTGTCGAGCACCGATGCGTTGACGGGGCTGTATAACCATATTTCTTTTCACGAATTCTATGAAAAAGCGCTGGAATACGGCAGCCAGGGCGCCCCGTTTCATCTTGCGCTGGTGGATATCGATAATTTCAAGCAAATTAACGATAAATATGGACACCGTACGGGGGATCTGGTGCTGGCCCGGGTCGCGCAGATCATCAAGGACCATCTCTCTGCGGCAGACATTGCTGCCCGCTACGGCGGCGAGGAGTTTGCGGTATTGCTGTTCGAGAAGAGCTTCGAGGAGGCTTATGAGCTAATCGATTGGATACGTCACCGGCTGTCGGAGACGCTCCATGAAGAGATGGAGAACCGGGCGGTGACCGTCAGCATTGGCCTCAAGAGCTATGCCGAAGGCACCACCAAAGAAACGCTCTTCGAAGAAGTTGATAATCTCCTCTATACGGCCAAGCACTCCGGCAAAAATACTACGCTGACGCAGCGGAACGCTGTGTAG
- a CDS encoding SprT family protein — MSNEELQLWIEQVSLNSFGVPFRHTASFNSRLTTTGGRYFTKSHNIEINPQQLAMYGREETERIIKHELCHYHLHLAKRGYMHRDADFKTLLARVGGSRYCQTLPGAKARKPQPYRYKLVCITCATEYLRKRRADPGRYRCGKCSGKLKLIALEAGAGPAT; from the coding sequence ATGAGCAACGAAGAGCTGCAGCTGTGGATTGAGCAGGTGTCGCTGAACAGCTTCGGCGTGCCTTTCCGGCATACGGCGAGCTTTAACAGCAGACTTACGACAACCGGCGGACGGTATTTTACCAAGAGCCATAATATAGAGATTAATCCCCAGCAGCTGGCGATGTACGGACGGGAGGAGACGGAGCGAATCATCAAGCACGAGCTCTGCCACTACCACCTGCATCTGGCGAAGCGGGGGTACATGCACCGGGATGCCGATTTCAAAACACTGCTGGCCCGCGTCGGCGGCAGCCGGTATTGTCAGACCCTGCCGGGAGCCAAGGCCCGCAAGCCGCAGCCTTACCGGTATAAGCTGGTATGCATCACCTGTGCCACTGAATATCTGCGTAAGCGCCGGGCTGATCCCGGGCGGTACCGCTGCGGTAAATGCTCCGGCAAGCTGAAGCTAATTGCGCTAGAGGCGGGCGCGGGTCCGGCTACTTAA
- the cmpA gene encoding cortex morphogenetic protein CmpA — protein sequence MPQWLRQQLMKAYFKKDCRQIRLLNECWFFYRNTADPHEMIQKNV from the coding sequence TTGCCACAATGGCTTCGCCAACAGCTTATGAAGGCCTATTTCAAGAAGGACTGCCGTCAGATTAGACTGCTGAATGAATGCTGGTTCTTTTACCGGAATACCGCCGATCCCCACGAGATGATCCAGAAGAACGTATAA
- the cas2 gene encoding CRISPR-associated endonuclease Cas2, with protein MLILVTYDVSTLTPEGRKRLSKVAKKCLDYGQRVQNSVFECILDSTQFRRLQLELGELIDETSDSLRFYNLGDKHKTKVEHVGVKASYDMEGPLII; from the coding sequence ATGTTGATTCTCGTTACTTATGATGTAAGCACCTTAACTCCGGAAGGCAGAAAGCGTTTATCCAAAGTAGCTAAAAAATGTCTGGATTATGGTCAGCGTGTTCAAAATTCAGTATTTGAATGCATTCTTGATTCCACTCAGTTTCGACGGTTGCAATTGGAGCTGGGAGAATTGATTGATGAAACTTCAGACAGTTTGCGTTTTTATAACTTGGGCGATAAGCATAAAACCAAGGTAGAGCATGTTGGAGTAAAAGCATCTTATGATATGGAAGGACCGTTAATTATTTAG
- a CDS encoding transposase, with translation MAKKGQVFQSYTEAFKKEAIQAYFTGGESYKVVSDRLGIVNCTQLKVWVKKYRNGEPLHTPKGATSPLKGRPRSTFASIEEERDYLKAQVDYLKKRYPNL, from the coding sequence ATGGCCAAAAAGGGACAAGTGTTTCAATCGTACACGGAGGCATTCAAGAAAGAGGCTATTCAAGCCTATTTTACAGGAGGGGAGAGCTATAAGGTCGTCTCCGACAGGTTGGGGATTGTGAACTGTACCCAGCTTAAAGTATGGGTAAAGAAATATCGGAATGGGGAGCCACTCCATACACCAAAAGGGGCAACAAGCCCTTTAAAAGGACGTCCACGTTCTACATTTGCCAGTATAGAAGAAGAACGAGATTACTTAAAGGCACAGGTGGACTACTTAAAAAAGCGGTATCCAAATCTGTAA
- a CDS encoding CGNR zinc finger domain-containing protein translates to MLWVDFMNSYWRNWRTSDRSTDQDRLEEPKWLGEWLEEHKLPAAGPPLPEELEQLKELRSLLWDELQRLVAGEPPATALLEQLNVYMGNGPVVRRVVWTPAGDAEISLQPQRADWGQIMAEIAASFAAALLEKEPSRFRICGNPDCLWVYYDDTRNRSKRYCDDKLCGNLMKVRRFRARKKAAEGEAPKE, encoded by the coding sequence TTGCTGTGGGTAGATTTCATGAACAGCTATTGGCGGAATTGGCGGACTAGTGACCGGAGCACGGACCAGGACCGGCTGGAGGAGCCCAAGTGGCTGGGGGAATGGCTGGAGGAGCATAAGCTGCCGGCGGCAGGGCCTCCCCTCCCGGAGGAGCTGGAGCAACTGAAAGAACTGCGCAGCTTGTTGTGGGACGAGCTGCAGCGGCTGGTCGCGGGAGAGCCTCCGGCTACAGCTCTGCTAGAGCAGCTGAATGTATATATGGGCAACGGGCCGGTTGTGCGCCGTGTGGTCTGGACGCCCGCAGGTGACGCTGAGATCTCCCTCCAGCCGCAGCGTGCGGACTGGGGGCAGATTATGGCGGAGATTGCCGCCTCTTTTGCGGCTGCGCTGCTGGAGAAGGAGCCCTCTCGCTTCCGTATTTGCGGGAATCCTGACTGTCTCTGGGTCTATTACGACGATACCCGCAACCGCTCGAAGCGGTACTGCGATGACAAGCTGTGCGGGAATCTGATGAAGGTGCGGCGGTTCCGGGCACGCAAAAAAGCAGCGGAGGGTGAAGCTCCGAAGGAGTAA
- the cas1c gene encoding type I-C CRISPR-associated endonuclease Cas1c — MKKLLNTLFVTTPDTYLSLDGENIVIKQEESVLARYPLHNLEAVCTFGYAGVSPALMGACAERNIGLTFMTRNGRFLARVIGESRGNVVLRKEQYRISDDPRRSALIARNLIIGKIYNSKWILERATRDYALRMDIKRIKQVTASLTEAMQIVRDVEDLEILRGLEGNAAVQYNSVFDDLILQQKEHFFFHGRNRRPPLDNVNALLSFAYTLLSNDMTSALEAVGLDAYVGFLHRDRPGRASLALDMMEELRSVHADRMVLSLINKKLINAKGFTRKENGAVIMDDDTRKLVIKAWQEKKQEKIMHPYLNEKISWGLVPYAQALLMARYIRGDLDEYPPFLWK, encoded by the coding sequence ATGAAAAAGCTGTTAAATACGCTATTTGTTACAACGCCGGACACCTATTTATCACTGGACGGCGAGAATATTGTAATCAAGCAAGAGGAGAGTGTTCTGGCGCGATATCCATTGCATAATTTGGAAGCAGTATGTACATTTGGTTATGCGGGCGTAAGTCCGGCTCTTATGGGAGCTTGTGCTGAACGTAATATTGGGCTGACCTTTATGACCCGCAATGGACGATTCCTTGCGCGGGTGATCGGGGAGAGCAGAGGAAATGTAGTACTGCGTAAGGAACAGTACAGAATTTCCGATGATCCAAGAAGAAGTGCGCTTATAGCAAGGAATCTAATCATAGGGAAGATCTATAACAGCAAATGGATTCTGGAACGGGCCACACGTGATTATGCACTCCGAATGGACATTAAACGGATCAAGCAGGTGACAGCTTCTCTTACAGAGGCGATGCAGATCGTACGGGATGTAGAAGATTTAGAGATTCTGCGGGGGCTGGAAGGTAATGCGGCAGTCCAGTACAATTCAGTCTTTGATGATCTCATTTTGCAGCAGAAGGAGCATTTTTTCTTTCATGGCCGTAATCGGCGACCGCCGCTTGATAATGTCAATGCGTTGTTGTCTTTTGCGTATACCCTATTGTCTAACGATATGACATCAGCGCTGGAGGCTGTGGGACTGGATGCTTATGTTGGATTTCTTCATAGAGACCGCCCGGGAAGGGCCTCTCTTGCGCTGGACATGATGGAAGAACTTAGAAGCGTCCATGCGGACCGAATGGTCCTTTCATTGATTAACAAGAAACTGATTAATGCCAAAGGCTTCACGCGCAAGGAGAACGGTGCAGTCATTATGGATGACGATACAAGAAAGCTGGTCATCAAAGCATGGCAGGAAAAGAAACAAGAAAAGATTATGCATCCTTATCTGAATGAAAAAATCTCTTGGGGGTTGGTTCCTTATGCACAAGCGTTGCTTATGGCACGATATATCCGGGGAGATTTGGACGAGTATCCGCCATTTCTATGGAAGTAG
- the cas5c gene encoding type I-C CRISPR-associated protein Cas5c → MRNQIEFEVYGNYALFTDPLTKIGGEKFSLQIPTYQALKGIVESIYWKPTIIWYIDEVRVMNPIQTESKGIRPIEYSGGNTLAYYTYLKSPRYQVRAHFEFNPHRKDLIHDRNEHKHHNIAKRSVQAGGRRDIFLGTRECQAYVEACKYGEGEGDYDDIPEINFGVMVHGINYPDETGRNQLETRLWRAKMEYGKIDFIRPEECRMVRKTGEGIAKPFGNGNVQAVDQLYTELFGEEE, encoded by the coding sequence ATGAGAAATCAAATTGAGTTTGAAGTGTATGGTAATTATGCCCTATTTACAGACCCCCTGACTAAAATAGGAGGTGAGAAGTTTTCACTTCAAATTCCTACTTACCAAGCTTTGAAGGGGATTGTTGAGTCGATTTATTGGAAGCCTACCATAATATGGTATATTGACGAAGTGAGGGTCATGAATCCCATTCAGACAGAGTCTAAGGGAATCCGGCCTATTGAGTACAGCGGCGGAAATACACTGGCATACTATACATACTTAAAATCCCCGCGTTACCAGGTTAGAGCCCACTTTGAATTCAATCCTCACCGGAAAGACTTGATTCATGATCGTAACGAACACAAGCACCACAACATTGCCAAGCGTTCTGTCCAGGCTGGAGGACGCAGAGATATCTTTCTGGGTACACGTGAATGTCAGGCCTATGTTGAGGCTTGCAAGTATGGTGAAGGTGAAGGTGACTATGACGATATCCCGGAGATTAATTTCGGCGTCATGGTTCACGGGATCAATTATCCGGATGAGACTGGGAGAAATCAACTGGAAACCCGGTTATGGCGTGCGAAGATGGAGTATGGGAAGATAGACTTTATCCGTCCTGAGGAGTGCCGAATGGTTCGCAAGACCGGCGAAGGGATTGCCAAGCCTTTTGGAAATGGCAATGTGCAGGCTGTTGATCAACTGTATACGGAATTGTTCGGAGAGGAGGAGTAG
- a CDS encoding DinB family protein: MENKISDVLLENWDYVMDVEDWQPPLSAALEGVNSEQALWKPDGAAGNSIWENVNHLTYYKERLLRKLKGMEKLPDLESNDATFTVTGSGEEDWKQAVDKLKSVHASLREIIVALEEGAYEWGGSGHAPGEEVMSLILHDAYHTGQIVLVRKLQGSWPSTRRFD; the protein is encoded by the coding sequence ATGGAAAACAAAATCAGCGATGTTCTATTGGAGAATTGGGATTATGTAATGGATGTAGAGGATTGGCAACCGCCGCTGAGTGCTGCGCTTGAAGGTGTGAACAGTGAGCAGGCCCTCTGGAAGCCGGACGGAGCGGCGGGCAATTCGATCTGGGAGAACGTTAACCATCTGACGTATTATAAGGAGCGTCTGCTGCGTAAGCTTAAGGGGATGGAGAAGCTGCCTGATCTGGAGAGCAATGACGCCACGTTCACTGTAACAGGAAGCGGGGAAGAGGACTGGAAGCAGGCGGTAGACAAGCTGAAGTCCGTTCATGCCTCACTGCGCGAGATTATTGTAGCTCTGGAGGAAGGCGCTTATGAATGGGGCGGCTCCGGGCATGCACCGGGCGAAGAGGTAATGAGCCTGATTCTGCATGATGCCTATCATACAGGACAGATTGTACTGGTCCGCAAGCTGCAAGGCTCCTGGCCAAGCACCCGCCGTTTCGATTAA
- the cas8c gene encoding type I-C CRISPR-associated protein Cas8c/Csd1 has protein sequence MTWLANLHKTYEQHSQVIGQFEKKKNGREYALIPVSHTTQSAHIEVNVNSNGDFISAKVIDKSEGSTIIPCTEASASRTSAPVPHALFDKLVYVAGDFEAYCGEVKGTPYVDYMNQLSSWCESPSAHPKVNSVREYLAKGTLMTDLIDAHILWKDEYGQLLDKWNTATEALYGEKPGIFKVIPSDQSTAFVRFAVMIPGDPEPRLWRDTTVQNSFIQFNEMNMKEQELCYITGEYLPYADKHVSRIRNSGDKSKLISANDTSGFTFRGRFRTSREAAAVSYDVSQKAHNALKWLIERQGIPIDSKVFLVWGIDQLDIPAPFADTFTLYNDDEDEMVEAQSVGDRTHKEFANQIKRAIGGYRYDGDYKSDVIIMTLDAATPGRMSIVYYRDMNKELFLNRLENWHLTCVWLHRYRKDGDKYIQFTGAPATRDIAFAAYGPQAGDKLIKSLMERMLPSIIDGRPIPRDIVRSAVHRASSPVSMDHWEWEKTLSITCALVNKMYEKERFAVSLDINNSNRDYLFGRMLAIADVLERKALGKEEKRATNAVRYMNAFAQHPARTWNIIQSNLQPYQARSGTRDGFIIHCTRLLDKVGSQLQPKDYTDISLSGVYLLGYYSQRNDLYTSKADKELNDESEEKMNEQGENN, from the coding sequence ATGACATGGCTTGCCAATTTACACAAGACGTACGAGCAGCATTCTCAAGTGATTGGACAATTTGAGAAGAAGAAGAACGGCCGGGAATATGCTCTGATTCCTGTCTCTCATACTACGCAGAGTGCTCATATTGAAGTGAATGTGAATTCAAACGGGGATTTCATCTCAGCCAAAGTAATAGATAAAAGTGAAGGTAGTACGATCATTCCTTGCACTGAAGCTTCTGCCAGCCGGACAAGTGCACCGGTACCGCATGCTTTATTCGACAAGCTGGTCTATGTGGCCGGTGATTTCGAAGCTTATTGTGGAGAAGTGAAAGGGACACCATATGTCGATTATATGAATCAATTGTCTTCCTGGTGTGAATCACCTTCGGCACATCCCAAGGTAAACAGTGTACGTGAGTATCTTGCGAAGGGGACGCTAATGACTGATTTGATTGATGCCCATATTTTATGGAAAGATGAGTACGGACAGCTTCTGGATAAATGGAACACAGCGACAGAAGCATTATATGGAGAGAAACCGGGGATTTTTAAAGTCATTCCCTCTGACCAAAGTACAGCTTTTGTCCGCTTTGCTGTGATGATTCCTGGTGACCCGGAGCCGCGGCTATGGCGAGATACGACCGTACAGAATTCCTTTATTCAATTTAACGAGATGAATATGAAGGAACAAGAATTATGTTATATAACAGGTGAATATCTGCCGTACGCAGACAAGCATGTTTCACGAATCCGTAATTCGGGTGACAAATCCAAGCTGATCTCAGCGAATGATACGAGCGGTTTTACGTTTCGCGGCAGGTTCCGGACCAGTCGGGAGGCAGCGGCAGTCAGCTATGACGTATCCCAGAAAGCTCACAACGCACTCAAATGGCTAATTGAACGCCAGGGAATTCCTATTGATAGCAAGGTATTTCTGGTATGGGGCATAGACCAGCTGGATATACCTGCGCCATTTGCGGATACATTCACTTTGTACAATGATGATGAAGACGAAATGGTGGAAGCTCAGTCTGTGGGCGACCGCACGCATAAGGAATTCGCTAATCAGATTAAACGGGCAATTGGGGGATACCGCTATGACGGCGATTATAAATCGGATGTTATTATTATGACCCTTGATGCTGCAACACCAGGCCGGATGTCGATTGTGTATTATCGCGATATGAACAAAGAGCTGTTCCTGAATCGTCTGGAGAATTGGCATTTGACCTGCGTCTGGCTCCATAGGTATAGAAAGGATGGAGATAAGTACATCCAGTTTACCGGTGCTCCAGCAACACGGGATATCGCTTTTGCAGCATATGGTCCACAAGCAGGTGATAAGCTGATCAAAAGTCTTATGGAGCGGATGCTTCCGTCCATCATTGACGGACGTCCTATACCACGCGATATTGTGCGAAGTGCGGTTCATCGTGCTTCCAGTCCGGTATCCATGGATCACTGGGAATGGGAAAAAACGCTCAGTATCACATGTGCCTTAGTTAATAAAATGTACGAGAAGGAGAGGTTTGCTGTGAGTCTGGATATCAATAACTCAAATCGTGACTATTTGTTTGGCAGAATGCTTGCGATTGCCGATGTGCTGGAGCGCAAAGCTTTGGGCAAAGAGGAGAAGCGTGCGACGAATGCAGTACGTTACATGAATGCTTTTGCCCAGCATCCGGCCAGAACGTGGAATATCATACAGTCCAATCTTCAGCCTTACCAGGCACGTTCAGGAACCAGAGATGGCTTCATCATTCATTGTACCCGTTTGTTGGATAAAGTCGGGTCTCAGCTACAGCCCAAAGATTATACGGACATTTCGTTAAGTGGTGTATACCTACTTGGTTATTACAGTCAACGCAATGATCTATATACAAGTAAAGCAGATAAGGAACTGAATGATGAATCGGAAGAAAAAATGAATGAACAGGGAGAGAACAATTAA
- the cas4 gene encoding CRISPR-associated protein Cas4, which produces MQVYNEEDYLLLSGIQHFNFCRRQWALIHIEQQWEENVRTLEGTYVHRIADQPFLREKRGDKLIVRAMPVQSQELGITGICDVVEFVHNLEGVPLAGERGLYLPYPVEYKRGKPKKDDSDRSQLIAQLMCLEEMLACELSTGYLYYDEIKHRVEIQVTSADRERVREVLLEMHRYYARSHTPKVKTGPHCESCSLNRVCLPEMLKRRSVSSFIESRLNE; this is translated from the coding sequence ATGCAGGTCTATAACGAAGAGGATTATTTGCTGCTCTCGGGAATCCAGCATTTCAATTTCTGCAGAAGACAATGGGCTCTTATCCATATTGAGCAGCAATGGGAAGAGAATGTCCGCACACTGGAAGGAACATACGTACATAGAATAGCGGATCAACCTTTTCTGCGGGAGAAAAGAGGAGACAAGCTGATTGTACGGGCAATGCCTGTGCAGTCCCAGGAATTGGGTATAACAGGAATCTGTGATGTGGTTGAATTCGTGCATAATCTTGAGGGGGTTCCATTAGCGGGGGAGAGGGGATTATATCTTCCTTATCCTGTTGAATATAAACGCGGAAAACCCAAGAAGGACGATTCGGATCGTTCCCAATTAATTGCTCAGCTAATGTGTCTGGAAGAAATGCTGGCTTGTGAGCTGTCCACCGGATACCTGTATTATGATGAAATTAAACATCGTGTAGAAATTCAGGTGACCTCTGCTGATCGTGAACGTGTAAGAGAGGTGTTATTGGAAATGCATCGCTATTATGCGAGAAGCCATACTCCAAAAGTTAAGACAGGACCGCATTGCGAGAGTTGTTCGCTGAATCGGGTATGTTTACCGGAGATGCTTAAGCGAAGAAGCGTGTCCAGCTTTATTGAAAGCAGGTTAAACGAATGA
- the cas7c gene encoding type I-C CRISPR-associated protein Cas7/Csd2 yields MTILDHKIDFAVVLSVRNANPNGDPLNGNRPRQNYAGYGEISDVCLKRKIRNRLQDMGESLLVQSDERRGDSFRSIKERVDANAEVQEFAKGKKTNNELYAQAACKQWFDVRSFGQVFAFGGTDSASSVSIGVRGPVSIHTAVSIDPIDISSMQITKSVNASTPKDDPNKKSSDTMGMKHRVDFGVYVFYGSINTQLAEKTGFAHEDADKIRQALISLFENDTSSARPDGSMEVHSVYWWEHQSKLGQYSSAKVHRSLQIKKREEVADAKAFADYVCIVEPLEGLDVQEYAGL; encoded by the coding sequence ATGACTATACTTGATCACAAAATTGATTTTGCCGTGGTACTGTCTGTCCGTAACGCCAACCCTAATGGAGATCCTCTGAACGGTAATCGTCCCCGTCAGAATTATGCTGGGTATGGGGAAATATCTGATGTCTGCCTTAAACGTAAAATCCGCAATCGGTTGCAGGATATGGGGGAGTCGCTTCTTGTGCAGTCAGACGAAAGACGTGGTGACTCCTTCCGCAGTATCAAAGAGCGGGTGGATGCCAATGCCGAAGTACAGGAGTTTGCCAAAGGAAAAAAAACCAATAATGAGCTCTATGCTCAGGCAGCCTGTAAGCAATGGTTCGATGTGCGCAGCTTTGGACAAGTATTCGCTTTTGGGGGAACGGATTCTGCAAGCAGTGTCTCAATTGGAGTACGGGGGCCTGTGTCTATTCATACTGCGGTCAGTATTGACCCCATCGACATATCAAGTATGCAGATTACAAAGAGTGTAAATGCTTCTACACCTAAGGATGATCCGAATAAAAAAAGCTCGGACACTATGGGGATGAAGCATCGGGTGGATTTTGGAGTGTATGTATTCTATGGAAGCATTAACACGCAATTAGCGGAGAAGACCGGATTTGCTCATGAAGATGCAGATAAAATTAGACAGGCGCTCATTAGCTTGTTCGAGAACGATACTTCTTCTGCGCGTCCGGATGGGAGTATGGAAGTACATTCTGTGTACTGGTGGGAACACCAATCCAAGCTGGGACAGTACTCCTCTGCGAAGGTGCATCGTTCTCTGCAGATCAAGAAGAGGGAAGAAGTGGCTGATGCCAAAGCCTTTGCCGATTATGTATGCATAGTGGAGCCTTTGGAAGGCTTGGACGTTCAAGAGTATGCAGGTCTATAA
- a CDS encoding IS3 family transposase, whose translation MCQYRRRTRLLKGTGGLLKKAVSKSVKGGKLGLHDKYAVIEELRDQHGITRLLAIAEVSRANYYKWRGAEVRRMDAHEQEHAMKEHMVAIHLVHPYFGYPRMQAALREAGYLVNHKKVWRLMKELSIQSVIRKKRRRAGSTPSVVYPNRLKRKFHATAPQQKLVTDITYISDGTRFYYLSAIQDLFNNEIVAWQISERNDVNLVLDTVEQWTRKRDVSEAVLHSDQGFQYTSQAYNTRLEAFSVKGSHSRKATCLDNACIESFFSHLKTEKLYLHQCKSEAEIHQAVEEYIYFYNYQRFQAKLKQRAPIEYRHALAA comes from the coding sequence ATTTGCCAGTATAGAAGAAGAACGAGATTACTTAAAGGCACAGGTGGACTACTTAAAAAAGCGGTATCCAAATCTGTAAAGGGAGGGAAGCTTGGACTGCATGACAAATACGCCGTAATTGAAGAACTACGTGACCAACATGGCATCACCCGCCTATTAGCCATTGCAGAGGTATCGCGGGCAAATTACTACAAGTGGCGAGGTGCAGAGGTTCGACGAATGGATGCCCATGAGCAAGAGCACGCCATGAAAGAGCATATGGTGGCGATTCACCTGGTTCATCCCTATTTCGGGTACCCTCGAATGCAGGCAGCCCTGCGGGAGGCAGGCTACCTCGTCAACCACAAGAAGGTATGGCGGCTCATGAAAGAGCTATCGATCCAGTCTGTCATTCGCAAGAAAAGGCGTCGTGCGGGCTCTACTCCTTCCGTGGTCTACCCGAACCGATTAAAGCGTAAGTTTCATGCGACAGCACCTCAGCAGAAGCTAGTAACGGACATTACGTATATCTCAGACGGCACCCGTTTTTATTATCTGTCTGCGATTCAGGACCTCTTCAACAATGAAATTGTAGCTTGGCAGATCTCGGAGCGAAACGACGTAAACCTCGTCTTGGATACGGTTGAACAGTGGACACGGAAAAGAGACGTGTCTGAGGCCGTGCTCCATTCGGACCAAGGCTTTCAGTACACGTCTCAGGCGTACAACACACGATTAGAGGCATTCAGCGTCAAGGGCAGCCACTCTCGCAAAGCAACCTGCCTGGATAACGCCTGCATCGAATCCTTCTTTTCGCATCTGAAGACAGAAAAGTTGTACCTTCACCAGTGTAAGTCAGAAGCAGAGATTCATCAAGCCGTTGAGGAGTATATCTACTTTTACAATTACCAACGTTTTCAGGCGAAACTGAAACAGCGCGCGCCGATTGAGTATCGACACGCGCTGGCTGCTTAG
- a CDS encoding hydrolase/acyltransferase — MPRMRYVIMQQEQELLFVEMPEEYAYQLSALNLRLNKEIDKLTAENVPGLPRAVAECEALELLREEHHLESGLAYINRLEQAFASIKEEHYPLISLLTEIRALQAQLEQWYEEEEERVQ, encoded by the coding sequence ATGCCGAGAATGCGTTACGTAATTATGCAGCAGGAGCAGGAACTGCTATTCGTGGAGATGCCGGAGGAATATGCTTACCAGCTAAGCGCCCTCAATCTTCGCCTGAACAAAGAAATCGATAAGCTAACCGCCGAGAATGTACCCGGACTGCCGCGGGCGGTGGCCGAATGCGAGGCGCTGGAGCTGCTGCGCGAAGAGCATCACCTGGAGTCGGGGCTGGCGTATATTAACCGGCTGGAGCAGGCTTTTGCCTCTATTAAGGAGGAGCATTACCCGCTGATCTCACTACTGACCGAAATCCGGGCGCTCCAGGCCCAGCTTGAACAATGGTATGAAGAGGAAGAAGAACGGGTGCAGTAA